Part of the Anopheles gambiae chromosome 3, idAnoGambNW_F1_1, whole genome shotgun sequence genome is shown below.
TTGCAGGTGATGTAGTACAGGATGTACAGCTTGGTCGACAGATCCCACACACTGTCCACGATACGAAGTATCTGCGTCAttggggaggaaaaaatgcaaattagtAATAAGTTTGTATGGTTACTCTTACCCTTTTGATTGTTCCACTTACCGACTGCAGGAATGCTCTGTTCTTCGACTGCCGGTGCCATTCGGAATGGGGCGATTTTTCTCTGTTCTGTATCTTGTACTCGTTGATCGAGTTGATGACGGCCGAGCGGCAGAAGTAGTCGTTCATCTCGCGACAGTCCAGCCCTTCCGCGGTCGCCTTCATcgacaccagcaccagcagcttgTGGTAGTTCTCGACCGTAATGTCCTCCTTCAGCAGCGTCTTGAGCGGTTGGCGCAGAATCAGCATGAACGGGTACCGGTACTTGGCAATTTCCGGCAGCATGTCGCCATCGGAGTGCACCCGCATCCAGGCCTCCAGCTCGGCCTGCCCGGGACGCTGGCGGCGCCGCCCGGTCAGCTGATTCTTCATGTAGGTCAGTATGTGGCCCCACGCCACGACGTCGTCCTTCGTCTCGCCGTACTGCGCAAGGATGTCGAAGATGCAGAAGAACTGCTCGTAGAAGTAGCCGTTCGCCTGCTCCATGTACTTGGTGAGCTTGGAGCAGAGCAGCAGCTCGTTGTCGATCTCGGCCAGGTACGGTTGCACCAGCGCCAGCATCGCGTCGGCCGTTTCGTTGATTACGATCTCCTCCTGCCCGTACATGCCGGCGCGCACGGTGAACGACAGCTCCTGCTGGCCGAGCAGCGTGATGACCTGCGAGACGAGCATCTGCTGGTAGTCCCAGCTGAACGCGTCGCTCATCTTGCGCAGCAGCTCCACGTTGATCACCTTGTGCTTGAGCTCCTTCATCAGGTCGGACTGCGAGTGGAAGATGAAGGACTTCTTCGCCTTGAGCGAGGGGTCCAACTTGCACAGCTCGTGGAACAGTGTGTAGCGCAGCCGCTGGTTGCGCTCCTCCACCGCCTTCGCTTCCTGCCCGATCGTGAAGTAGTAGAATTCCAGCATCGTATGGAGCGCGATGCGTTGCGATTCGTTTGTCATGTTGGTGCGCAAATACTCCAGGCAGGTTTCGCGGTTCTCACACGTGAAGAGCGTCATGATGGCACCTAGAAGAGCCGAAGAGAAAATTATcgagaaaacaaataaaacgacAGACGTCTTTCACGCGCCTTGCGCCACACTTACTGCTATAGTTGGGCTCCTTTTGAGAAAGCATGTACTTGATCGCCTTGCGCGCAACGTTCTCCGCGTACGGAGCGGGAATAAGCAGCCCCACGGTCGGCTGGTACGATCGCAGCAGATGCACGATACCGATTGCCGGTGGATACTGCTTGGCGCGAATCAACCCGTCCAGACTGCGCTGGAAAGCGGTCGACACCTCGACCTCATTCAGCGGGCCCATCAGTGCGACCAGGTGGGCAAAGGTGCCATTCGTACGGGCCTCTCCCTTCACACGCGACAGCACCATCTGCAGCGCCTGCCCAACACACTGCACGATCGTTTCCTGCTCCTGGGCGTGTCGATTTCTCGGCAGGCTGACCTGATCAAAATCATCGTTCACTACGTCGAACGTCGAGAGCGATTCACGCTTCAGATCTTTCGCCAATGGCTTTTCGTTGGTGCCATTGCTTCCTTCCGTCCCTTTTTCCTCGGCAAGCTGTTCGTACATTGCGCTAAACACAGTCTCGGAAATAGTTGTACGCCGGGATAATTCCTCCCCAATGCCTGCCGGGTAGTGCCGTACGGCGAGCTGAATCCAACGCAACAGCTCCAACCGGATGGCGGCTTCCTTCGGGCAGTCCGTTGCCGTTTGATAAAGCAGCTCGCGGCAGACGGGAAACGTGAATGCATCCTCCAGCCAGCCGGTGGTACTGCAATCATCCGCTCGCGCACACTGTATTTGCTGTACGAGCAGCAACGAAACGATACGATGCACCGCCGGGAATGTGCCCGGTTTGCGCAGGTCGGCCAGTTCGGTGACCTGCCCGGCTAGAAGACAGCTTACGTGCACGTTTTTCAGCAGCAACATAGTTTCGTACAAGCAGTCGAGCAACGTTACGTCCAGCAGGGAGGAAAGGCGACGCAATGCACCCAGCAGCAGGTCGAGAAATTGGTCACGCTGGTGCTGCAGCTTGTCGAGAATGTATCGAATGCCGCTGAGCAGCAGCCCGTTACGGTCGGTGGCATTGCTGAAGCTGCGACAGGTAACGGATAGTCCAAACTCGGTACGCAACTGAATGATGTTCACGATCTGTTGGATAGCCTTTTGCTGTTCATTGTTTGCGCGGCGCTTCAGCATGGGCAGTGCTTCCAGGTAAGCCATCGTCATTTCCTTTGACATCTTTCCTCCGTCGATAATACGCTTATGAATAAGTGGGGAAAAATTGGTaccattaaacaaaaatgataCATAATAAAGGTAGAGAATGAATGAATCGTGAAATCGATCCAACTTACAATCATTATTGAAATGCTACTCCGGCAACACTGCTCCTGCCGCTGTTTATCCAATCCATCGAGATATTGGGCCGCTGCAATGACGTCACCGTACTCGGCCAGCTTCAAAATCACACTAACGTCCGTGGTGAACGCCAACCCGCCGTCGGTTTTCACGATCGCCTCAATGTCGGCAAGCATCTCGGGCAGGTGCAGCTTCAGGATGCGCTGCACCAGCAGCCGGTTGTTGAACGGCGCCTTCAGACTCCAGCCATACTTTACCTTCAGACACTTGATGATCTGCGTGTTCCGCTCGATCGCTAGGCTGGACGCGATCGGCAGATCGCTGGCCGCGTACCGCATCAGGGAAGCGATCGCGGGCGACCACGGTACGGGAGCGGCCCGCAGAATGGCGAGCACCGtttccagctgctgctgctcgtcgtACAGCAGCTCCACCAGCGTCACGCACCGCTGGTCCCAGAAGCTGTTGTGCTGGTTGGCGATCAGAAACTTCACGTAGCACACGATCTGCTCGTACAGCCGATGCTCCTTGCCGATGAAAAACTTGCACAGAAACTCCGTCACGATGCGGGCAAGCAGATTCAGCGGCGTAATCTGCAGCAACCGGAAGGCAGTGTTTTCCACATCCTCCTGCATGTAGCAGTCCAGGCTGGCCTGCAGATTGAACTGCTGCTTGAGCGTGACCAGATCGCGCAGCGCCCGCGCCATACGCTGCAGCTCCTCCATGTTGCTGTCGTACTGGAGGCGCAGATCGATCAGCGGAAACTTCACCTCCTGCAGCAGCTTGATCACATCCTCGAGAAAGGTCAGCCCGATCGTGGGCCACGCCGCTAGCTTCTGGAAAGACTTGGCGCGCGACACAATAAACTGCACCAGCAGATGCATCAGCTGCGGCTGATGGTGCAGGATGGGACCGACGAAGTGCATCAACCACTGGACGACGTGCAGCGGGGACGTTTCCTTCGGGATGGCACGCAGCAGGATGGCCACCTTCGCATCGTCCAGCTGGGGCAGGATGCAGGCAATGTGCCGCGACCAAATCAGACAGGCGGCGTCCATATCCTTCTGGAACAGTTCGGTGCACAGCTGGAGCAAATTGTCGTGGTACACAAACTGCTGCCAGTCCGGGTCGATTTCGTACGGATCGATCAGCTTGAGCGTTTCCATGCGCAGCAGCCGCTCGTTGATGTCGATTACGGAGTCCATTTCCACGTCCTGAAACCGAACAATGCACGTGTAGCTTTAATGTATCGTTTTTTCTCTACTTTTCGAAATGTTACCTTTGCCGCCGAAACTTTAGCCAGCAGGAACTGTAAATAGCGTTTCTTCATGTTCCTATCAGCGATGCTAGCGTCACGAATGGAGGTAAGAAACGTGGCATCGTTCACGTCTCCCAGGACCTTCATCAGCCGACCGAACGATTCTTCCGCGTTCTGGGATGAACTGAGCCCGTCGAGCAGTTGCTTTACGCGTGCCTGATGCACCAACTGTACGTCCAGGTCGAACTGTTTGGCAAACTCTTCCGCTTCATCAAGCCGTCCGATTTTGATCAACTTCACCAGACGCAGGAAGGGATCCGTTTCGGACAGTATTTTCAGTTCAAACTCTTGCACGATCGGTTCTTTGTGTGTCAGCCCGGCGATGTAGTAGATGTTGGCCGAGTTTTTCGGCTGCTGCACCAACCACGTGTGCTCGGACATTTCCATTTCTTGGCGTATTTCCATCGCTGATTGGAAGAGGAGTATAATGTTGATTAGTGATCAAGGAGGGAGACAAATCTGCAACGCAAAACTTACTTGGAAAGCTAACGATCTTCATCAGAATCTTTCCGTTGCTGTCCGGTTTGGTTGTGATGAGCAGTTCGAAAATTTCTCCATTCGCTTCGAGCACCACCAGCTCATCGATGCGGAAAGTGCACGGCAGTTCCGACATCAGCTTCGTCAGTGGGCATATTTCAAACAGTTGGCCACTGTAAGTCAACGCGTATCTGGGCGACAAATAAAGAGCCAttaggatgtttttttttctttttcccccaTCCCAATTCCTTACTTGCAGTTCAtgagtgtaaatattttcttcacTCCATCGTATTCCGGCTTGAGGGGGACGATCTCGACGTTGCCCTCGCGGTAGAAGTACATCGTTTGCTTGCTGGCAGCCGCAATCAGCGGAATGGAAGACTCTTGGCCGATGCTGTACTGCCGGATCGGAGAGAAGCACACGATCGGGTCCTGGAACTGCTTCCCGATCAGCCTTTCGTACTGCGCGTACTGAGCGATCTTTGTCTCCGGTGGATTGCCCCCGGATTCAATGCATTCGGCAATTTTGGCCTCGTCCAGCGTGAGCCGGTACAGCAAACCCTTCGCGGTGTGAAACAGGTACCGTCCATTGCCTTCATCGAATATGCCGGCGAATGTGGGCTCTCCACTGGGTGACTCGGACTGCTGCACCTCTCTAaggaaagcgaaacaaaaggcTCGTTAGATTAAGGTGCGGGGTTAATTGGAACAAGCACTTACAATGTAAGCACAATGACGCCCGAGATGTGTAGCACCGCGATGGTACCATTCGACAGGCCACACACGACGATGTTTCCACTCGCTGAAACGGCAATCACCTCGACCGCGTAGCCAGCGTCCACAAACTTCCCTTGGTTGCAGCGCTTTTCATCTTCGTACAGTATCAGCGCATTATCGATCGATATCACCAGCCGGTTGTTTTGCAGGATGCCATTAATGGCGGGCGTTTTCAGGACCTAAGGCGGGAGGAACGCAAGCCAAAACCAATTTAACATCTTTTGGATCGAAATAATGACACCGTGACCTTACCGTTTGCTTGCTAGAGATTCGCAGCAGCCCGCTGGTACAAAACACTCCCACGATGGATTCGTCGATCGATGAAACGGGCTCAACACAGGACCACATAATTATTGGCAGAAATACAGCACAcaggaagggaaaaacaaTACGACAGAAAATCTAATTCCGTTGTTTGAGAAATGGCGGATCGGTAAACAATGAAACGACCGCTACGAAAAGGGCCGcttttttgagtttgattttttgacagctcgatCTTGGCGCTTGGCGGAAATGACAGCTGTGAGAAAAGCAATCGGCGTTCGAAAGTGGTCGCATGGATGACAAAAGCATGAACGATGAAGAAATTAGCCTTGCCGGTGCAGACGCGTggcaaatcattttaaaaagttGAAATCAAAGCGTATTTGTTAGTGAATCCTAGAGAATATTGTAATTCTACGAGAAGAAAGGACGTTTCAATTCGCAATTGTATAAACTGTGATCCAAATCGTCTTTGTTTACATAAAGCGTTGCTGAATGTTCTACCAGTGGTTAACTAAccataaaaaagagaaatgtATGTAGCTTGGAATAAGTGGCAAGCACATTTATCtgttttaaaatgcatctttAACGCAACGGTTTGATTGGTATGTTTTTGCATAGCTTAAGATAGAATGCTTGTCACTACTTGAGGAACATTTACTTGCAGGCTAAAGGAATGCCGACCAAAATCAACCGAGTCTCTAGAGGACAATCAAGCCCTCCGTGCTGTGAACACCGATTTCAGTGTTAAGCTGCTAAAGTTTTAGATCTTTAGTGCAATAATATCAGTCTTACTAGGAACAATTCTTTCTCATTGCCGTAGGAACACAGGAAGGCGCTGAATGTCCGATGAAAGCAGGCTTTGGGCCGGATGCTAGACGTAGAGGAAGCAGTTGGTTCCAAAGTACTTCATCTCCTGCAGCCATTTGATTCCTACCAGACTTGGGTAAAAATAGTCGAATGTCGCCTGTAAAGCATATCACAAAGGACTAAGAAGGCAGGCAGGCCAGGCCGCACCAGGTACTTGacttgctttcttttcgtgGCATAtcaattatttctttttgcaGCATTAGTTCTTTTTAGCATGAAGCACTAATTTCGTGTGCCATTCCGCCTATTCTAGACCATTTCGCCTATTCCCAGCAACCAATCCGGGGGTGGTAAAAGTGCATCGACAAAAATGCACTCACTGCCCCAATATGCCCTCACTGTCGGAACGAACccaccggtcaccagcactcagagatccgctgagattgaagctggctttgaagctgagttggcgaaattattcaaccgatccgtcgggtcccgaagccgaagcaaacccgaagccgaagcaaaaccagAACGGGGTTCGGCACGACCCTTCGTTAAaatagccccctcccccttttttgccaggatttctttccgaaatgATACAGTGCGAACCATTATATCAATatgattcgatttattgaatattttatataacataaatacaaaaaaaacacaacacatgcacaataaccactgcacttaattctaaattaacgcacataatttaacaaacactttttacactcgcacagAGAAAAATCAGCACAGCACTTTCTGCTCCACATCGCTGTCGCGCCTAGTTcttctcgctgcactgtacgggccaCCATCTCCAACACCACGACACTGCCACAGGTTTTTttgtctccgttcgccgtgaaacacacatgaaatggaagaaaaattatattaattagaaggggggatgttggttgataattttaatcacttttacttaccttaAATTAGAATGATCTCCAtttttacggggtttatccgctGACCACCAAGagctgaaacaccacacaagcaccaacctcactggactgaaagtgaagcctactgcgtgaatgtgtgtatgcgcttctgccaagccaaccccgccgtactgcgtgtgtagccaagtgcgtgtgtgtgtatatttgcaccactggacacagaacacaaatctcaccgcgcagcagagcgtgtgtgtgtatgcatgtgtgtatttgcaccactgaattctgaacgtccaccgcaccgcaccacacagcgtgtatcgccaagtgcgtggctgtgtgtagtatCACCGTGGACTGCAGAAAACTACATGCACTAGAACAGAGCGCTGGTATGgtcaaatgtgtgcatgtgtgtacttgctccactgaaagccggtatcgcaccagatttcgggtgtcgccttgtgcgtgtgggtgtgttattgtcacagcacactcgttcgtcatttttttttcgttttttcgcttgagccactcgatttcgttcttcgctgattttggcagcgcacgagGGGGTTTCGgcttcaacttccaacaacaacaaccccacgaggaggctcggggacactcatcaggggaaaattgctcaaattagagcgagagacagatagaaaaagtgaaaggtcaatataaaatcttcggcttttgactgttgggAATGAACTACCCGAGCGCAGCACGCccaccggtcaccagcactcagagatccgctgagattgaagctggctttgaagctgagttggcgaaattattcaaccgatccgtcgggtcccgaagccgaagcaaacccgaagccgaagcaaaaccagAACGGGGTTCGGCACGACCCTTCGTTAAaatagccccctcccccttttttgccaggatttctttccgaaatgATACAGTGCGAACCATTATATCAATatgattcgatttattgaatattttatataacataaatacaaaaaaaacacaacacatgcacaataaccactgcacttaattctaaattaacgcacataatttaacaaacactttttacactcgcacagAGAAAAATCAGCACAGCACTTTCTGCTCCACATCGCTGTCGCGCCTAGTTcttctcgctgcactgtacgggccaCCATCTCCAACACCACGACACTGCCACAGGTTTTTttgtctccgttcgcc
Proteins encoded:
- the LOC1280525 gene encoding kinetochore-associated protein 1, with translation MWSCVEPVSSIDESIVGVFCTSGLLRISSKQTVLKTPAINGILQNNRLVISIDNALILYEDEKRCNQGKFVDAGYAVEVIAVSASGNIVVCGLSNGTIAVLHISGVIVLTLEVQQSESPSGEPTFAGIFDEGNGRYLFHTAKGLLYRLTLDEAKIAECIESGGNPPETKIAQYAQYERLIGKQFQDPIVCFSPIRQYSIGQESSIPLIAAASKQTMYFYREGNVEIVPLKPEYDGVKKIFTLMNCKYALTYSGQLFEICPLTKLMSELPCTFRIDELVVLEANGEIFELLITTKPDSNGKILMKIVSFPTMEIRQEMEMSEHTWLVQQPKNSANIYYIAGLTHKEPIVQEFELKILSETDPFLRLVKLIKIGRLDEAEEFAKQFDLDVQLVHQARVKQLLDGLSSSQNAEESFGRLMKVLGDVNDATFLTSIRDASIADRNMKKRYLQFLLAKVSAAKDVEMDSVIDINERLLRMETLKLIDPYEIDPDWQQFVYHDNLLQLCTELFQKDMDAACLIWSRHIACILPQLDDAKVAILLRAIPKETSPLHVVQWLMHFVGPILHHQPQLMHLLVQFIVSRAKSFQKLAAWPTIGLTFLEDVIKLLQEVKFPLIDLRLQYDSNMEELQRMARALRDLVTLKQQFNLQASLDCYMQEDVENTAFRLLQITPLNLLARIVTEFLCKFFIGKEHRLYEQIVCYVKFLIANQHNSFWDQRCVTLVELLYDEQQQLETVLAILRAAPVPWSPAIASLMRYAASDLPIASSLAIERNTQIIKCLKVKYGWSLKAPFNNRLLVQRILKLHLPEMLADIEAIVKTDGGLAFTTDVSVILKLAEYGDVIAAAQYLDGLDKQRQEQCCRSSISIMIRIIDGGKMSKEMTMAYLEALPMLKRRANNEQQKAIQQIVNIIQLRTEFGLSVTCRSFSNATDRNGLLLSGIRYILDKLQHQRDQFLDLLLGALRRLSSLLDVTLLDCLYETMLLLKNVHVSCLLAGQVTELADLRKPGTFPAVHRIVSLLLVQQIQCARADDCSTTGWLEDAFTFPVCRELLYQTATDCPKEAAIRLELLRWIQLAVRHYPAGIGEELSRRTTISETVFSAMYEQLAEEKGTEGSNGTNEKPLAKDLKRESLSTFDVVNDDFDQVSLPRNRHAQEQETIVQCVGQALQMVLSRVKGEARTNGTFAHLVALMGPLNEVEVSTAFQRSLDGLIRAKQYPPAIGIVHLLRSYQPTVGLLIPAPYAENVARKAIKYMLSQKEPNYSSAIMTLFTCENRETCLEYLRTNMTNESQRIALHTMLEFYYFTIGQEAKAVEERNQRLRYTLFHELCKLDPSLKAKKSFIFHSQSDLMKELKHKVINVELLRKMSDAFSWDYQQMLVSQVITLLGQQELSFTVRAGMYGQEEIVINETADAMLALVQPYLAEIDNELLLCSKLTKYMEQANGYFYEQFFCIFDILAQYGETKDDVVAWGHILTYMKNQLTGRRRQRPGQAELEAWMRVHSDGDMLPEIAKYRYPFMLILRQPLKTLLKEDITVENYHKLLVLVSMKATAEGLDCREMNDYFCRSAVINSINEYKIQNREKSPHSEWHRQSKNRAFLQSILRIVDSVWDLSTKLYILYYITCNALDGDDQVNAAYACYEFARKHESSLSGIPEAKDKIEKIYRKYPVLKTQQLLQQNGVTDEKQFQLVKNPQELIQALYTESCFQTVKVNELATTIGELHGLDVEAIQMGLLQKWLTMFGGSGMVAAAASAADGFHNGSGMLEETLYDDHNVSDASQEDESNVHECMARAYYILSSWQRSKSVEFLVAELNSSLDASHGASDVSKQLQIYQCFSRLADDNCTTYREFFTQRRYVALKCVHLLKALGLHTISVARFEETDKMALLKMLWQSHATNPKGLEVLSLICIGYDIYVPQIWNGILKQMSRLGLVANLRALIDIVTAHRQLFGLEGYRMAWELLIKQPFRSANREQSLAEDALLARSLVMVQKCPISFRLNLLEIADVCVNVSRISMAAVLLGFTDEEQSETLKKLIATVPVPNLHEQIRELEEFGLASSITKAVCRELQSLPSDTSAPSAEKKWRSN